One segment of Paraburkholderia bonniea DNA contains the following:
- a CDS encoding vWA domain-containing protein, producing MEIDLSAFHFLRPGWLWLLLPAFALPFFWSRRNNLRARWRNLIEPALLEHLIVGETQRPMLRPVHTVGLLIGIGALAVAGPTWQQERPPFSQDKAPLVVVLELAHSMDATDVAPTRIERARQKILDLAQARKGARTGLVVFAASGHLVVPPTDDLSMLELYVPALSPALMPHDGKNATAGLDVAERLLAREPAAGTMVFISDGFDTSQTEAFVQKAQSLRHQLLWLAVGTENGGPIRSADGKIEMDAGGHPLMGSFDANAIRQVAHAANIPLASLRADDDDIAWIQHRAQAYLEQTEASKITPHWKENGYWLVIPILLLALVSFRRGWSVKWLPIVLVSLAFGALPRHAQAAEWHWIDLFATHDQQGRWDFTRGAYKSAAAHFEDPIWKGRAQYLAGDYAGALDTFSRLKSASAYFYIGNTLAHLDDYTGAIKAYDNALKLQPNLHQATANRALMQQWLAQDKQDEADPEEEQPDQIQADKKKGRGTTVVVTGATQLSEDIWMRNLNTSPATFLQQRFEQESDAQNSAGSPR from the coding sequence ATGGAAATTGACCTGAGCGCTTTTCACTTTCTGCGGCCGGGCTGGTTATGGCTGCTACTGCCCGCGTTCGCTCTGCCGTTCTTCTGGAGCCGCCGCAACAACCTGCGCGCACGCTGGCGCAACCTGATTGAACCCGCGTTACTTGAGCATCTAATCGTCGGAGAGACTCAACGGCCTATGCTGCGGCCGGTACACACCGTAGGGCTGCTGATCGGCATCGGCGCGCTCGCGGTAGCTGGGCCCACGTGGCAACAGGAACGTCCACCGTTTAGCCAGGACAAGGCACCGCTCGTGGTGGTGCTCGAACTGGCGCACTCGATGGATGCAACCGATGTCGCCCCCACCCGCATCGAACGCGCCCGGCAAAAAATCCTGGACCTCGCCCAGGCACGCAAGGGCGCTCGCACCGGGCTGGTCGTGTTTGCCGCGAGCGGTCACCTGGTTGTCCCGCCAACCGACGATCTGTCGATGCTCGAACTGTATGTCCCCGCGCTCTCTCCAGCGCTAATGCCGCACGACGGCAAAAACGCCACTGCTGGACTCGACGTCGCAGAACGCCTGCTCGCCCGCGAACCCGCTGCCGGCACGATGGTGTTTATCAGCGACGGCTTCGACACCAGCCAGACCGAGGCGTTTGTGCAAAAAGCCCAATCCCTGCGGCACCAGTTGCTATGGCTCGCGGTTGGCACTGAAAACGGCGGACCGATCCGAAGCGCCGACGGCAAGATCGAAATGGACGCGGGTGGCCATCCGCTGATGGGCAGTTTCGATGCCAATGCGATTCGCCAGGTCGCGCACGCCGCGAATATTCCGCTGGCCAGCCTGCGTGCCGACGACGATGACATCGCGTGGATTCAGCATCGGGCTCAGGCCTATCTTGAGCAAACCGAAGCATCGAAGATCACACCCCACTGGAAAGAAAACGGCTACTGGCTCGTCATTCCCATCCTGCTGCTGGCGCTAGTGAGCTTCCGGCGCGGCTGGAGCGTCAAGTGGCTGCCCATCGTGCTGGTGTCACTCGCCTTTGGCGCGCTGCCACGTCACGCACAAGCAGCCGAATGGCACTGGATTGATCTGTTCGCCACGCACGACCAGCAAGGCCGCTGGGACTTCACACGAGGCGCTTACAAAAGTGCCGCCGCGCACTTTGAAGACCCCATATGGAAAGGCCGGGCGCAATATCTGGCGGGCGATTACGCAGGGGCACTCGATACTTTTTCCCGGCTCAAAAGCGCTTCTGCTTATTTTTATATCGGCAATACGCTGGCACATCTCGACGATTACACCGGTGCCATCAAAGCCTATGACAACGCGCTCAAGCTGCAACCCAACCTGCATCAAGCCACCGCTAACCGCGCGTTGATGCAGCAATGGCTTGCCCAGGACAAGCAGGACGAAGCCGATCCCGAAGAAGAACAACCCGACCAGATTCAGGCCGACAAGAAGAAAGGGCGCGGCACCACGGTGGTAGTAACCGGCGCAACGCAATTAAGCGAAGACATCTGGATGCGCAATCTGAACACCTCACCCGCGACGTTTTTGCAGCAGCGCTTCGAGCAGGAATCGGACGCACAAAACTCAGCCGGGAGCCCACGATGA
- a CDS encoding DUF4381 domain-containing protein, with protein sequence MSTTSGLIDSSNTPGSGGQTQALQELPLPEPVSYLPHTIGWLLVALVLAVLFALTLGALWRRRQKQRYRRLALSELRDLEARLSDPAQRAAALAAIPALLKRTALASQPRERVAALSGEDWLAFLQRTRGHFDAASGALLTQLSYADAQHLAAVSPTASASLVSHARDWIEHHHVEV encoded by the coding sequence ATGAGCACAACTTCTGGCCTGATTGACTCCAGCAACACGCCAGGTTCAGGCGGGCAAACCCAAGCCCTGCAGGAACTGCCCTTGCCCGAGCCCGTGTCTTATCTGCCGCACACCATCGGCTGGTTGCTGGTCGCGCTGGTTCTGGCGGTGCTGTTTGCGCTGACGCTCGGTGCGCTCTGGCGGCGGCGTCAAAAGCAGCGTTACCGCCGTCTGGCGCTGAGCGAATTACGTGACCTCGAAGCCCGTTTGAGCGACCCTGCACAACGCGCCGCCGCACTCGCGGCAATCCCCGCTCTGCTAAAACGCACCGCCCTGGCAAGCCAGCCGCGCGAGCGCGTGGCCGCACTCAGCGGCGAGGACTGGCTCGCGTTTTTGCAACGCACACGCGGCCACTTCGATGCCGCTAGTGGCGCACTCCTGACCCAACTGAGCTACGCCGATGCTCAGCATCTCGCGGCGGTAAGCCCAACTGCTAGCGCCTCACTCGTGAGCCACGCACGCGACTGGATCGAACATCATCATGTGGAAGTTTGA
- a CDS encoding DUF58 domain-containing protein, whose protein sequence is MTPEAASGRVYIDAAHLAQLEFQARGLSFVAPAPVSSVLSGSHASRLRGRGLNFEEIRAYLPGDDIRHLDWKVSLRLGKPQVRTYTEERDRPLLVVVDQRINMFFGSRRAFKSVVAAEVAALAVWMGFKAGDRVGGVLFDDSQIVRVRPLHSRSRIKQLFGALAAMNRALHAGSPARTNYGQLDTALEGVLQLAGHDYLICIVSDFAGASERTRQLLRQLSAHNDVVAAMVFDPLWQEMPEHHPLVVSEGHLQVELRIEQERVRTPLSSLFSGRTAEVANLLHTSGVPLLMLSTAEPAVDQVRRMFGQRARHTFSHGGGL, encoded by the coding sequence GTGACACCTGAAGCAGCCAGCGGCCGGGTATACATCGACGCCGCTCACCTGGCCCAACTCGAATTCCAGGCACGCGGCCTGAGCTTCGTTGCACCCGCACCGGTTTCAAGCGTGCTCTCCGGCAGCCACGCATCACGCCTGCGCGGCCGTGGCCTGAACTTCGAAGAAATCCGCGCCTATCTGCCCGGCGACGATATCCGCCATCTCGACTGGAAAGTGTCACTGCGTCTGGGCAAGCCCCAGGTTCGCACGTACACAGAAGAACGTGACCGGCCATTGCTGGTGGTGGTCGATCAACGCATCAACATGTTTTTTGGCTCGCGCCGTGCCTTCAAATCAGTCGTGGCGGCGGAAGTTGCTGCACTCGCGGTGTGGATGGGCTTCAAGGCGGGCGATCGGGTAGGCGGCGTGCTGTTCGACGACAGCCAGATCGTGCGTGTGCGGCCTCTGCATAGCCGTAGCCGGATCAAGCAGCTGTTTGGCGCGCTGGCGGCAATGAACCGTGCGCTGCATGCTGGCAGCCCAGCGCGGACAAATTACGGACAACTGGATACAGCACTCGAAGGGGTGCTCCAGCTTGCGGGCCACGATTACCTGATCTGCATCGTGAGTGACTTCGCCGGTGCCAGTGAGCGCACCCGCCAGTTGCTACGCCAGTTGTCCGCGCATAACGATGTGGTCGCGGCGATGGTGTTCGATCCGCTATGGCAGGAGATGCCCGAGCATCACCCGTTAGTGGTCAGCGAAGGGCATCTGCAAGTCGAATTGCGCATCGAACAAGAGCGCGTGCGCACCCCGCTCTCAAGCCTTTTCAGCGGACGTACCGCCGAAGTCGCCAATCTGCTGCACACCAGCGGTGTTCCGCTGCTGATGTTATCGACTGCGGAACCCGCCGTGGATCAAGTGCGCCGCATGTTTGGCCAGCGCGCGCGACATACGTTCAGCCATGGCGGCGGACTATGA
- a CDS encoding vWA domain-containing protein — protein sequence MWKFEFPWLFVLLPLPLFVWWLIPAYRTTAAAVRMPFFREMAEAAGEQPAPGGVRLRRNWLQRLLLPLLWSLLVLAAAKPVYVEAPIIEEAPARDLMLAIDLSGSMATRDFVNQAGERMDRLSAVKQVVADFITKRTRDRIGLVVFGDAAYPQAPLTLDHDSVQILLNQMQIGMAGPRTALGDAIGLTVKLMADSTAEEKVLILLTDGNDTSSAIPPERAAEIAKSHKLVVHTIGIGDPNTSGEDKVDLAALAQIASITGGRAFRALGQQQELAAVYATLDALTPQKIKREIYRPQRDYFWLPLAAALSLFTLYHVLAWLLSLLRAPHRATASSTAPTTTPHQADHGN from the coding sequence ATGTGGAAGTTTGAATTTCCGTGGCTGTTTGTGCTGCTCCCGCTGCCGCTCTTCGTGTGGTGGCTGATACCGGCCTATCGCACGACCGCAGCGGCAGTACGTATGCCGTTCTTCCGTGAAATGGCCGAGGCCGCAGGCGAACAACCCGCACCTGGTGGCGTGCGGCTACGCCGCAACTGGCTGCAACGCTTGCTGCTGCCATTGCTCTGGAGCTTGCTAGTGTTAGCCGCTGCCAAACCTGTGTATGTCGAAGCGCCCATCATCGAAGAAGCCCCCGCACGCGACTTGATGCTCGCCATCGACCTGTCAGGCTCGATGGCCACGCGCGACTTCGTGAACCAGGCAGGCGAACGCATGGACCGCTTAAGCGCGGTCAAACAAGTCGTGGCCGATTTCATTACGAAGCGCACAAGGGATCGCATCGGCCTCGTGGTATTTGGTGACGCCGCCTATCCGCAAGCGCCGCTCACCCTCGATCACGACAGCGTGCAGATTCTGCTTAACCAGATGCAGATCGGCATGGCCGGACCACGCACAGCGCTGGGCGACGCCATTGGTCTGACGGTAAAGCTGATGGCGGATTCAACAGCCGAAGAAAAAGTGCTGATCCTGCTCACCGATGGCAATGACACCAGCAGCGCCATTCCCCCTGAGCGCGCCGCCGAGATCGCCAAAAGCCACAAGCTGGTGGTGCATACGATCGGCATCGGCGACCCCAACACCAGTGGCGAAGACAAAGTCGATCTCGCCGCACTCGCGCAAATCGCCAGCATCACCGGAGGCCGCGCGTTTCGCGCACTGGGTCAGCAACAGGAACTCGCCGCGGTCTACGCCACGCTCGACGCCCTCACCCCGCAAAAAATCAAACGCGAAATCTACCGGCCGCAACGTGATTACTTTTGGCTGCCGCTGGCGGCCGCACTCTCACTCTTCACGCTGTATCACGTGCTGGCATGGCTGCTCTCGCTATTGCGCGCACCACACCGCGCCACTGCCTCATCCACTGCACCCACCACCACACCCCACCAGGCCGATCATGGAAATTGA
- a CDS encoding DUF2339 domain-containing protein translates to MLWILAVAVFLGLFRYVFLLGARLEVVREEVAALQIKLKSFEDGAMPTLHDVDAGEHKAMPSDGALYDAPVRPEVPAVRAPEEVACAPDPELAVASSALGMPPRDVVGSRFWRVLKKNMFASIGVALLLLGCSFLFPMLVSHVYFPPMLRLAAAVGMGLSLMLGGLKLVRRKPDYAQILQGGGAAVLYLSVYVALSAYRILPVSVAFAGFAALSALVVVLSERQSAKPLALFGFAGAYLAPILTVRGTDSLAVLLSYGLLVNAVAIWMAARRRWLALVILAFIATLMIGAGVYNGAAPALPVWLQQVMLGAYGMLFAAVPFVYLKKAQPSSDERTMLNLIVGFTTPVALAMESWIGGLRGLQVAGVMAAMLHIGWYQMPVVRAAGLRWVHAILALVSVITAISALNLGDAMSSLLLGAAAALVYTQVPGRMRLLAVVPAVLALLWAGIAQHPLQLSVTAVLLLSAGAYAVRKKYRLDPWFFHGASAVYAGMALAQVMPRGPDGYCAALVVSAALTLALYFCYRKSRDISAFVSHALATAVWLAVTLFWVPHGVVAVGGQVFGAGLFCVIAVIAERLQSGHHVRPLVRLLMVLALPALAGMLMLQHIALEPSWSNTLAFASWMLLAATTLLSVPRLKHWAGSSDMWKRVHSLLALLVMPALIVVQWLAYVGFTEHADGLALQSAWLVIASAVVVRFVPSHLRRAALALAASLLVPWFLKLADMSSAITLAWALGGLGTVVTGSRLSDRNLWLAGAGMCGAVVAKLILLDMSHAEPVWRVLSFICSGLIFLLAGYLAPAPNVSRA, encoded by the coding sequence ATGCTTTGGATACTAGCGGTGGCCGTGTTCCTTGGCCTATTCAGGTACGTTTTTCTGCTTGGTGCCAGGCTGGAGGTTGTCCGCGAAGAGGTGGCGGCCTTGCAGATCAAGCTCAAGTCTTTCGAAGACGGTGCCATGCCGACTCTGCATGATGTTGATGCTGGAGAGCATAAAGCGATGCCATCGGATGGCGCGCTATATGACGCACCAGTTCGGCCCGAGGTGCCAGCCGTTCGTGCGCCCGAGGAGGTTGCCTGTGCGCCGGACCCTGAGTTGGCCGTCGCGTCTTCGGCTCTTGGTATGCCGCCTCGGGATGTCGTTGGCAGCCGTTTTTGGCGAGTCCTGAAGAAAAATATGTTCGCGTCGATTGGTGTGGCGCTCTTGCTGCTCGGTTGTTCGTTTCTCTTCCCCATGCTGGTCTCGCATGTTTACTTTCCGCCGATGCTACGGCTCGCAGCGGCAGTAGGGATGGGTCTGAGCTTGATGCTGGGCGGGCTGAAACTCGTCCGGCGCAAGCCGGACTACGCGCAGATCCTTCAAGGGGGAGGGGCGGCTGTTCTGTATCTGAGCGTCTACGTGGCGTTATCGGCGTATCGAATCTTGCCTGTGAGCGTTGCATTCGCCGGATTTGCCGCGCTATCGGCGCTGGTTGTCGTGCTGAGTGAGCGGCAGAGCGCTAAACCACTGGCTTTGTTCGGATTTGCTGGGGCGTATCTCGCGCCGATCCTGACGGTGCGCGGGACGGATTCGCTCGCCGTATTGCTTTCGTATGGCCTGCTGGTCAACGCCGTGGCGATCTGGATGGCGGCGCGCCGTCGCTGGCTGGCGCTGGTCATCCTCGCCTTTATCGCTACGTTGATGATCGGTGCAGGCGTGTACAACGGCGCGGCACCGGCGCTTCCCGTGTGGTTGCAACAGGTCATGCTTGGCGCATACGGCATGCTTTTTGCTGCGGTTCCGTTCGTCTATCTAAAGAAGGCGCAGCCGTCGTCCGATGAACGGACGATGCTTAATCTCATCGTTGGGTTCACCACCCCTGTGGCACTGGCAATGGAGTCATGGATTGGCGGCTTGCGTGGCCTGCAGGTGGCCGGTGTGATGGCGGCGATGCTGCACATTGGGTGGTATCAAATGCCGGTTGTGCGAGCCGCTGGCTTGCGCTGGGTTCACGCCATCCTTGCGCTGGTGTCGGTCATCACGGCCATTAGCGCGCTAAATCTCGGTGATGCAATGAGTTCGCTGTTGCTGGGTGCGGCTGCTGCGCTTGTCTACACCCAGGTGCCTGGCCGGATGCGCCTGCTGGCCGTTGTTCCGGCTGTATTAGCGTTGCTGTGGGCTGGCATTGCGCAACACCCGTTACAGCTGAGTGTCACTGCGGTTTTGTTGTTAAGCGCTGGCGCTTATGCGGTCCGCAAAAAGTACCGCCTTGACCCGTGGTTTTTTCATGGAGCATCCGCTGTGTACGCCGGGATGGCGCTCGCGCAAGTGATGCCGCGCGGACCAGACGGCTATTGCGCGGCGCTGGTGGTCAGTGCTGCACTGACGCTCGCGCTCTATTTCTGTTATCGAAAAAGCCGGGACATCAGTGCGTTTGTTTCGCATGCTTTGGCCACCGCTGTGTGGCTAGCTGTGACGCTGTTCTGGGTGCCGCATGGTGTTGTAGCGGTTGGGGGGCAGGTCTTCGGCGCTGGACTTTTCTGCGTCATCGCTGTCATTGCGGAGCGGCTTCAGTCTGGCCATCACGTGAGGCCTCTGGTGCGTTTGCTGATGGTGCTGGCGCTTCCCGCGCTGGCCGGCATGTTGATGTTGCAGCACATCGCGCTTGAACCGTCGTGGTCGAACACGCTGGCTTTTGCTTCGTGGATGCTGCTTGCGGCCACCACGCTTTTGTCCGTGCCGCGATTAAAGCACTGGGCCGGTAGCAGCGACATGTGGAAACGCGTGCATAGCTTGTTGGCGCTACTCGTGATGCCGGCGTTGATCGTTGTTCAATGGCTGGCGTATGTGGGTTTCACCGAACACGCTGACGGGCTTGCGTTGCAATCTGCATGGCTGGTGATCGCGTCTGCCGTGGTGGTGCGTTTCGTGCCGTCGCATCTGCGTCGTGCAGCGCTTGCGCTGGCCGCTTCGCTACTGGTGCCGTGGTTTTTGAAACTGGCTGATATGTCCTCGGCGATTACCTTGGCGTGGGCCCTGGGTGGTCTCGGCACGGTGGTGACGGGTTCGCGTTTGTCTGACCGGAATTTGTGGCTCGCAGGCGCAGGGATGTGCGGTGCCGTCGTGGCAAAACTTATTTTGCTCGACATGAGTCATGCGGAGCCAGTGTGGAGAGTGTTGTCTTTCATTTGCAGCGGGCTGATTTTCTTGCTGGCTGGCTACCTCGCACCTGCGCCGAATGTTTCGCGTGCGTAG
- a CDS encoding helix-turn-helix transcriptional regulator gives MTEVDQLLAEIKRELRTQKLTYRDVAQQLGISEPSVKRVFASGACTLERLAQIAAMLNLSVVELAQAADATNLRPTQLTLAPGARAGCRHQAASRRGRDQSLEHGRYHTRVPAINHAECVERLLQLERLKLIVLLPGNRIRLNLARDFDCLTDGPIR, from the coding sequence ATGACTGAAGTCGACCAATTGCTAGCTGAAATCAAACGTGAACTGCGCACGCAGAAGCTGACATACCGCGACGTCGCCCAGCAACTGGGCATTTCCGAGCCATCAGTGAAGCGGGTATTCGCCAGTGGGGCATGCACGCTGGAGCGTCTCGCGCAGATCGCCGCCATGCTCAACCTAAGCGTCGTCGAACTGGCGCAAGCGGCCGATGCAACCAATTTGCGTCCCACGCAGCTCACTCTCGCGCCAGGAGCGCGAGCTGGTTGCCGACACCAGGCTGCTAGTCGCCGTGGGCGCGATCAATCACTGGAGCATGGCCGGTATCACACGCGTGTACCGGCTATAAACCACGCCGAGTGTGTCGAGCGCCTGTTGCAGCTCGAGCGCCTCAAGCTGATCGTGCTGCTGCCGGGCAATCGCATTCGCCTGAACCTCGCGCGGGATTTCGACTGTCTCACCGATGGCCCTATCCGCTAG
- a CDS encoding AAA family ATPase, whose translation MRETILRFEASVNEAIVGQQAVVRQILIALLADGHVLLESLPGLAKTRTVKAIATRLAATMSRIQFTPDLLPSDITGAETLLQSGNERTLSFQPGPIFGNLILADEINRAPAKVQSALLEAMEERQISVAGKTHRMSDLFLVMATQNPIEQEGTYPLPEAQMDRFLFKVLINYPSPESEREMLRLLRQENSAASQAPEVLAQDVIFAVRREVQQISVAPAIDDYIVSLINATRHGTELDNDLGKWIEIGASPRGSIGLDRASRVQAWLQERSFVTPDDVRAVLHPVLRHRLILSYDANADNISADQIIERLIEKVAVPA comes from the coding sequence ATGCGCGAAACCATCCTGCGCTTTGAAGCGAGCGTCAATGAAGCGATCGTCGGCCAGCAGGCAGTAGTGCGGCAAATTCTGATTGCCCTCCTCGCCGATGGCCATGTGTTACTGGAAAGCTTGCCTGGACTAGCCAAAACCCGCACCGTGAAGGCCATTGCGACCCGCCTCGCGGCCACCATGAGCCGCATTCAGTTCACCCCTGACTTACTACCTTCCGACATTACTGGGGCTGAAACCCTGCTGCAATCCGGTAATGAACGCACGCTTAGTTTTCAGCCCGGCCCAATATTTGGCAACCTGATCCTCGCTGACGAAATTAACCGCGCACCGGCCAAAGTCCAATCCGCTTTATTAGAAGCAATGGAAGAACGGCAAATTTCGGTAGCGGGAAAAACGCATCGCATGTCCGATCTTTTTCTAGTGATGGCGACACAAAATCCAATTGAACAAGAAGGCACTTATCCATTGCCCGAAGCGCAAATGGATCGCTTTCTTTTCAAAGTACTAATTAACTATCCATCACCCGAAAGCGAGCGCGAAATGTTGCGTTTGCTGCGCCAGGAAAACAGCGCAGCATCTCAAGCGCCAGAGGTGCTCGCGCAAGACGTGATTTTTGCTGTGCGCCGCGAAGTGCAGCAAATCAGCGTCGCCCCCGCGATTGACGACTACATCGTGTCGTTGATAAATGCGACGCGCCACGGTACCGAACTCGATAACGATCTGGGCAAGTGGATCGAAATTGGCGCGAGCCCGCGCGGCTCAATCGGACTCGATCGCGCCAGCCGCGTGCAGGCCTGGCTGCAGGAGCGCAGCTTTGTCACACCCGACGACGTGCGCGCAGTGCTTCATCCCGTGCTGCGGCATCGGCTGATTCTTTCTTACGACGCCAACGCCGACAACATCAGCGCAGACCAGATCATCGAGCGCCTGATCGAAAAAGTCGCCGTGCCGGCGTAA
- a CDS encoding single-stranded DNA-binding protein, whose protein sequence is MASVNKVILVGNLGADPEVRYLPSGDAVANIRLATTDRYKDKASGEMKEVTEWHRVSFFGRLAEVVSEYLKKGSAVYIEGRLRTRKWQAQDGTDRYSTEIVADQMQMLGGRGGAAGGGAGGDDGGYSRGEPAERSGGGGARVAAGGGRAAGGGGAAASRPSAPAGGGFDEMDDDIPF, encoded by the coding sequence ATGGCATCCGTGAACAAGGTCATTCTCGTCGGCAATCTAGGTGCCGATCCGGAAGTCCGTTATCTTCCGAGCGGCGACGCGGTGGCAAATATTCGTCTTGCCACGACTGATCGCTATAAGGACAAAGCGTCCGGCGAAATGAAAGAAGTGACTGAATGGCACCGCGTCTCGTTCTTTGGGCGTCTGGCGGAAGTCGTATCGGAGTATTTGAAGAAGGGCTCGGCGGTGTATATCGAAGGCCGTCTGCGCACGCGCAAATGGCAAGCCCAGGATGGCACTGACCGTTACTCAACCGAAATCGTCGCTGACCAGATGCAGATGCTGGGCGGGCGTGGCGGAGCAGCAGGGGGTGGCGCAGGCGGCGATGATGGTGGTTATAGCCGTGGTGAGCCAGCTGAGCGGAGTGGTGGCGGTGGTGCTCGGGTTGCTGCGGGTGGTGGTCGTGCTGCAGGTGGCGGTGGCGCTGCGGCGAGCCGTCCGAGTGCGCCCGCTGGTGGCGGGTTTGATGAGATGGATGACGATATTCCTTTCTAA
- a CDS encoding MFS transporter → MSNPSATYSRMSAPELRATVSLAAIFALRMLGLFMIMPVFSIYAKTIPGGDNVFLVGLALGAYGVTQSLLYIFYGWISDKVGRKPVIITGLLIFALGSFIAAMAQDMTWIIVGRVVQGMGAVSSAVIAFIADLTSEENRTKAMAMVGGSIGVSFAVAIVGAPVVFHWVGMSGLFTLVGLFSILAVGLVLWVVPDAPKPVHVRAPFAEVLHNIELLRLNFGVLVLHATQTALFLVVPRILEAVGLPVAGHWKVYLPVMGLAFVMMVPAIIVAEKRGRMKAVLLSAIVLILIGQLLLGAAPHTILGVTAILFIYFLGFNILEASQPSLVSKLAPGTRKGAAAGVYNTTQSLGLALGGMLGGWLLKVDGPSTVFYACAVLVVCWLIIAAKMKPPPRKQ, encoded by the coding sequence ATGTCCAATCCATCTGCGACTTATTCACGCATGAGCGCGCCCGAGTTGCGCGCGACCGTCTCGCTTGCCGCGATTTTCGCGCTGCGGATGCTGGGGCTGTTCATGATCATGCCGGTGTTTTCGATTTACGCGAAAACCATCCCCGGCGGCGACAACGTGTTTCTGGTGGGGCTGGCGCTGGGTGCATACGGCGTGACGCAATCACTGCTTTATATTTTTTACGGCTGGATTTCTGACAAGGTTGGACGCAAGCCGGTCATCATCACAGGCCTGTTGATTTTCGCGCTAGGCAGTTTTATTGCCGCGATGGCCCAGGACATGACCTGGATCATCGTCGGGAGAGTGGTTCAGGGAATGGGTGCGGTGTCGTCGGCGGTGATCGCTTTTATCGCGGATCTGACCTCAGAAGAAAACCGCACCAAGGCGATGGCCATGGTGGGCGGCAGCATCGGCGTGTCGTTTGCGGTGGCGATTGTGGGGGCACCGGTGGTGTTCCACTGGGTGGGCATGAGCGGCTTGTTTACGCTGGTGGGGCTGTTTTCGATTCTGGCGGTGGGGCTGGTGCTGTGGGTCGTGCCTGATGCACCGAAGCCGGTGCATGTGCGTGCGCCGTTTGCCGAAGTGCTGCATAACATCGAATTGCTGCGCCTGAACTTTGGCGTGTTGGTGCTGCATGCAACTCAAACCGCGCTGTTTCTGGTGGTGCCACGCATTCTGGAGGCGGTTGGCCTGCCAGTCGCGGGACACTGGAAGGTGTATCTGCCCGTGATGGGGCTGGCTTTTGTGATGATGGTTCCGGCCATCATCGTGGCGGAAAAACGCGGCAGGATGAAAGCGGTTTTGCTGAGCGCAATCGTTCTTATCCTGATCGGCCAGTTGTTACTGGGTGCCGCGCCTCATACCATCCTCGGTGTGACGGCGATTCTCTTCATTTACTTTCTTGGCTTCAATATCCTGGAGGCGTCGCAGCCTTCACTGGTATCGAAGCTCGCGCCTGGCACCCGCAAGGGTGCGGCTGCGGGGGTGTACAACACCACGCAGTCGCTGGGCCTTGCGCTGGGCGGCATGCTGGGCGGCTGGCTGCTGAAGGTGGACGGGCCGAGCACGGTGTTTTATGCCTGTGCGGTGCTAGTAGTCTGCTGGCTTATAATCGCCGCCAAAATGAAACCGCCGCCACGCAAGCAGTAA